From the Scophthalmus maximus strain ysfricsl-2021 chromosome 11, ASM2237912v1, whole genome shotgun sequence genome, one window contains:
- the nectin3a gene encoding nectin-3-like protein produces the protein MEQTSRLGRTSPAAGLRPLLLLLLTVCGLARASSNPVVVSEKVDAVLGKDITLSCRIDLASNHTISQISWERPHPSGQITVAVFNPNYGIAFAHEYVERISFVSPSTHDATIILKDVGFADGGTYTCKMATYPLGIQQATTIVNVLVEPKMYVSAGSAALLDGGNETLVATCIAERGRPAAKVFWETELHGRTEKQREHEPNDTTTVHVRYLWLPQSNAVGKKLTCVVLHPTLQKEFRIPFAINVQFAPIVSITGLDGNWYVGQENVKFTCGAKANPPAHQFTWIRLDGSMPEGVEISNSTLAFARPLEIADSGVYRCEVTNDIGVSSQNVNLWVYDPPPTTAAPSTTASLLHDTSGTGNGTDERRTLFTSPTLAALTDSSMGTIVGGAVGGVLFLILLLIIGGACFMRQRRTFRGDYYAKQYLGPSDMQKESQLDVLQPHELQEVYGDKTSKGSQELKPKLGGDIIYPDYTPERKDGDDWADKGDIHRGLKEGNYYPDMHPCGPPVHSPVVNNGSPYLPEYCFDNGTDSDYVSHMDGSVISRREWYV, from the exons gcgCGAGCAGCAACCCCGTGGTCGTATCCGAGAAAGTGGATGCAGTGCTGGGGAAGGATATCACACTGAGCTGCAGAATAGATTTGGCCTCCAACCACACTATCTCACAGATCTCCTGGGAGCGTCCTCATCCTTCAGGCCAGATCACCGTGGCAGTGTTCAACCCCAATTATGGAATCGCATTCGCTCACGAATATGTTGAGCGCATCTCTTTTGTTTCCCCTTCAACACACGATGCTACCATTATCCTTAAAGATGTTGGCTTTGCAGACGGTGGGACCTACACCTGCAAAATGGCGACATATCCTCTGGGGATTCAACAAGCAACAACCATCGTCAATGTATTAG TGGAGCCAAAGATGTATGTGTCCGCCGGCTCCGCGGCTCTGCTGGACGGCGGGAACGAGACGCTGGTGGCCACCTGCATAGCAGAGCGGGGCCGTCCTGCCGCCAAGGTTTTCTGGGAGACGGAGTTGCACGGGCGCACCGAGAAGCAAAGGGAGCACGAGCCCAACGACACCACCACCGTACACGTGCGCTACCTGTGGCTGCCACAGAGCAACGCCGTGGGGAAGAAGCTCACCTGTGTGGTGCTCCACCCAACCCTGCAAAAAGAGTTCCGCATCCCCTTCGCAATAAATGTTCAGT TTGCGCCAATCGTATCAATAACTGGACTTGACGGAAATTGGTATGTGGGTCAAGAGAACGTGAAGTTCACGTGTGGTGCCAAAGCGAACCCACCTGCCCATCAATTCACATGGATCAG GTTGGATGGATCAATGCCTGAGGGTGTTGAGATCTCAAACAGCACCTTGGCTTTCGCTCGCCCGTTGGAGATCGCAGACTCTGGAGTGTACCGCTGTGAAGTCACGAATGACATCGGTGTCAGCAGTCAGAACGTGAACCTCTGGGTATACG ATCCTCCCCCCACCACTGCAGCCCCCAGCACCACTGCATCCCTCCTCCACGACACCTCTGGAACCGGCAATGGGACGGACGAGCGGAGAACCCTGTTCACGTCCCCCACCCTGGCGGCCTTAACTGACAGCAGCATGGGCACCATAGTCGGCGGGGCAGTTGGTGGTGTGCTGTTTCTGATCCTCTTGCTGATTATTGGTGGGGCGTGTTTCATGCGCCAGCGCAGGACATTCAGGGGCGACTACTATGCCAAGCAGTACCTGGGACCGTCCGACATGCAGAAGGAGTCTCAGCTGGATGTGCTGCAGCCACACGAGCTGCAGGAGGTCTACGGGGACAAGACGAGCAAAGGCAGCCAGGAGCTCAAACCAAAACTGGGTGGAGACATAATTTACCCCGACTACACCCCCGAGCGCAAGGATGGGGACGACTGGGCTGACAAAGGGGACATCCACAGGGGCCTCAAGGAGGGAAACTACTACCCTGATATGCACCCCTGTGGGCCCCCCGTACACAGCCCTGTTGTGAACAACGGCTCCCCCTATCTACCGGAGTACTGCTTTGACAATGGTACAGACAGCGACTATGTGTCCCACATGGACGGATCTGTGATCTCGCGCAGGGAGTGGTATGTCTGA